From one Alphaproteobacteria bacterium genomic stretch:
- a CDS encoding tetratricopeptide repeat protein, protein MADSKAKPPGKFRRFFSRSFLSKWLSREVEKFPGGSLASTLTEDIEGSPLDARPGEAIVQATGDGSRADPAQPYLRLTRHLARRDVRRDSDGQEVETDLVSAYTRSIDLLGRQPDLDDLQAWLDREAPISVRVITGQAGAGKTRLALELCERAAKADWQAGFVTLEELTRFAKQGDLDLWDWNAPTLVVVDYAAGQATALSGWLSNLASRGLEPGSTRLRILLLERQADPTGWWQTVFGRGGGDARAVQALLDPSKPVALARLRDPTTQRAILTATLELAGSSERPPEPGSDPAFDQRLAEIAWGGEPLFLMMAGLTAAQAGIGAVLALSRDKLAFEPADSELARIGRAAQAHGVPEPLLIHLAAMTTLRQGLDREAALATVEREKSELHHQGAPDAPKIHAALNSALRHEGGRLQPVQPDMIGEALLLRAWDLESPRAETDSSEAVRRAAEVAHGPVGESVIRTCQDFAIHGHRLPLDWLDVVGVAAADLPTLLSLLNALPDQTVELRERALDLQQKAVDGLRTKGAADVSDKASLATNLNNLSNRLSALGRREAALAAIEEAAEIHRALAAERPDAFRPDLAMSLNNLSGRLGDLGRREEALAAIEEAAETYRALAAERPDAFRPDLATSLGAWGQVLRGAERHDQAVAAFAAGIEALTPQFLGLPEAFGQLMGALVREYGQSCGEAELEPDQELLGPVVAKLVEMGVIEPGGDDDGGEGEAS, encoded by the coding sequence ATGGCCGATTCGAAAGCAAAACCGCCGGGCAAGTTCAGGCGCTTCTTTAGCCGGTCCTTTTTGAGCAAGTGGCTCTCCAGGGAGGTCGAAAAATTTCCTGGGGGATCGCTGGCCAGCACTTTGACGGAGGATATCGAGGGATCTCCCCTCGATGCCCGTCCCGGCGAGGCAATCGTCCAAGCCACGGGTGACGGCAGCCGCGCCGATCCGGCACAGCCCTACCTGCGCCTGACGCGCCACCTGGCACGGCGCGACGTGCGGCGGGACAGCGACGGCCAGGAAGTCGAGACCGATCTGGTCAGCGCCTACACCCGTTCGATAGACCTTCTAGGCCGGCAACCGGACCTTGACGACCTGCAAGCCTGGCTGGACCGGGAAGCGCCGATATCCGTGCGCGTGATCACCGGTCAGGCCGGGGCCGGCAAAACACGGCTGGCGCTCGAGCTTTGCGAGCGGGCGGCGAAGGCCGATTGGCAAGCGGGGTTCGTTACACTTGAAGAACTGACACGTTTCGCGAAGCAGGGCGACCTCGATCTTTGGGACTGGAACGCCCCGACCCTGGTGGTGGTCGACTACGCCGCCGGCCAGGCCACGGCCTTGTCCGGTTGGCTCAGCAACCTGGCAAGCCGAGGGCTCGAACCCGGCTCTACGCGATTGCGAATCTTGCTGCTCGAACGCCAGGCCGATCCCACGGGCTGGTGGCAAACCGTGTTCGGCCGGGGCGGCGGCGACGCCAGGGCCGTGCAGGCCCTGCTCGACCCGTCGAAACCCGTAGCGCTGGCACGGCTTCGCGATCCCACGACCCAGCGCGCCATCCTGACAGCAACACTTGAACTCGCCGGCAGTTCCGAACGCCCACCGGAACCCGGCTCCGACCCCGCTTTCGACCAGCGCCTCGCCGAAATCGCTTGGGGCGGCGAGCCGCTGTTCCTGATGATGGCCGGACTGACGGCGGCCCAGGCCGGCATCGGTGCGGTCTTGGCGCTCAGCCGAGACAAACTGGCGTTTGAACCCGCTGATTCCGAACTCGCCCGCATTGGACGCGCGGCGCAAGCCCATGGCGTGCCTGAGCCCCTGCTGATCCACTTGGCAGCCATGACCACGCTACGCCAAGGCCTTGACCGCGAGGCGGCGCTGGCGACCGTTGAGCGTGAAAAGAGCGAACTTCACCACCAGGGCGCCCCCGACGCCCCCAAGATCCATGCTGCGTTGAACTCGGCGCTCAGGCACGAAGGCGGGCGCCTGCAACCGGTTCAACCCGACATGATCGGCGAGGCCCTGCTGCTGCGCGCCTGGGATCTCGAATCCCCCCGGGCCGAAACCGACAGCAGCGAAGCGGTCCGACGGGCCGCCGAGGTGGCCCACGGCCCGGTCGGCGAAAGCGTCATCCGCACCTGCCAGGATTTCGCCATCCACGGCCACCGCCTACCGCTCGACTGGCTTGACGTTGTGGGAGTCGCCGCGGCGGACCTGCCGACCCTGCTCAGCCTTCTCAATGCCTTGCCCGATCAAACCGTCGAACTCCGCGAACGAGCCCTTGACCTGCAGCAAAAAGCAGTCGATGGGCTACGCACAAAGGGCGCCGCCGACGTTTCGGACAAAGCCTCGCTGGCGACAAACCTCAACAACCTGTCGAACCGTCTGAGCGCCCTGGGGCGGCGCGAGGCGGCGCTGGCGGCGATCGAGGAGGCGGCGGAGATCCACCGCGCCCTGGCCGCCGAACGCCCCGACGCCTTCCGGCCCGACCTGGCCATGTCCCTCAACAACCTGTCGGGCCGTCTGGGCGACCTCGGGCGGCGCGAGGAGGCGCTGGCGGCGATCGAGGAGGCGGCGGAGACCTACCGCGCCCTGGCCGCCGAACGCCCCGACGCTTTCCGGCCCGACCTGGCCACGTCATTGGGGGCTTGGGGGCAGGTCCTGCGGGGCGCGGAGCGGCACGATCAGGCGGTGGCGGCATTCGCGGCCGGTATCGAGGCCCTGACGCCACAGTTCCTTGGGCTGCCCGAGGCGTTCGGGCAATTGATGGGGGCTCTTGTCCGGGAGTACGGGCAAAGCTGCGGCGAGGCGGAGCTGGAGCCGGACCAGGAGTTGCTGGGACCGGTTGTTGCCAAGCTGGTCGAGATGGGGGTTATCGAGCCGGGCGGCGATGACGACGGGGGCGAGGGGGAGGCGAGCTGA
- a CDS encoding radical SAM protein yields MRTARDYTRSALKGATRPLGWVDRERKGELDFWLDHALPPSSIYQITFRAADGCNLRCKTCHFSMDYRKGQKTLLMDPELVREVVDQSRGWVSLMGFSASGEPLINPQIDKMIGYVSAAGIKSKIGTNAMLLTPDLSRRLLEAGLSILKVSIDGATAETFETVRVGASFEKLCDNLEAFWRLRNETGAKTKIVVNTVITKDNEHEIEDIKKNFAHIADKFAAKYPSTFGIMSSLCDYSPSAMTQKRCNQLVKRMTIITDGRATICCGDNQNVGVVGNVRETSALEVWRSALYNEWRGYHRSGQTEKIPLCKDCVFG; encoded by the coding sequence ATGAGAACCGCCAGGGACTACACCCGTTCGGCCCTCAAGGGCGCCACCCGGCCGTTGGGCTGGGTGGACCGGGAGCGCAAGGGCGAGCTCGATTTTTGGCTCGACCACGCGCTGCCGCCCTCGTCGATCTACCAGATCACTTTTCGCGCCGCCGACGGCTGCAACCTGCGCTGCAAGACCTGCCACTTCAGCATGGATTACCGCAAGGGCCAGAAGACGCTCTTGATGGATCCCGAGCTGGTGCGCGAGGTGGTCGACCAGAGCCGTGGCTGGGTCAGCCTGATGGGCTTTTCGGCATCGGGAGAGCCCTTGATCAATCCCCAGATCGACAAGATGATCGGCTACGTCTCGGCTGCCGGCATCAAGTCGAAGATCGGCACCAATGCCATGCTGCTGACGCCGGATCTTTCCCGGCGCCTGCTGGAGGCCGGGCTTTCCATCCTCAAGGTCTCGATCGACGGCGCCACCGCCGAGACCTTCGAGACGGTTCGGGTGGGGGCGAGCTTCGAGAAACTCTGCGACAATCTCGAAGCCTTCTGGCGGCTGCGGAACGAGACGGGCGCCAAGACCAAAATCGTCGTCAACACCGTCATCACCAAGGACAACGAGCACGAAATCGAGGACATCAAAAAGAACTTCGCCCACATCGCCGACAAGTTCGCCGCCAAGTATCCCAGCACCTTCGGCATCATGTCGTCGCTCTGTGATTACTCGCCCTCGGCCATGACCCAGAAACGCTGCAACCAACTGGTCAAGCGCATGACCATCATCACCGACGGCCGCGCCACCATTTGTTGCGGCGACAACCAGAACGTCGGCGTCGTCGGCAACGTGCGCGAGACCAGTGCGCTGGAGGTCTGGCGCTCGGCGCTCTACAACGAATGGCGCGGCTACCACCGCAGCGGCCAGACGGAAAAGATCCCGTTATGTAAAGACTGCGTCTTTGGTTGA
- a CDS encoding MBOAT family protein translates to MLFNSPLFVFVFLPLALVVFFVVALRGKNLHCVLFLGLASLVFYGYWNPKYLVLILASICGNFALSQGICRAQGGRRRMLLALGVAFNLGLLGYFKYALFFVENAALLLGRAWSIEAIVLPLAISFFTFQQIAYLVDCWRGETSPPALARYLLFVAFFPQLIAGPIVHHYEMLPQFEKLGERPRLGNLVAGLTIFFAGLFKKVILADGVSGYADAVFEAVAAGTAVGALEAWIGSFAFGFQIYFDFSGYSDMAIGLALMFGIRLPLNFASPYKATCIIDFWRRWHMTLSRFLREHLYFPLGGNRAGWANQMRNMMIVMLLGGLWHGADWGFVLWGGLHGVYLALNHGWRRWSPEGLRLRPTLGRGLTLIAVIFAWVPFRAETWPETQALWLAMLGGGTQAGSAINDQGLALLLLAALLAVVWTLPNTQDWSGFAETEAKRLPRWALWQKTAPWAAFNAGLALAALAVMVGRPETQEFLYFQF, encoded by the coding sequence ATGCTCTTCAATTCCCCTCTGTTCGTATTCGTTTTCCTGCCGCTGGCGCTAGTGGTCTTTTTCGTCGTGGCGCTTCGGGGCAAGAACCTTCATTGCGTGCTCTTTCTCGGGCTCGCCTCGCTGGTCTTCTACGGCTACTGGAACCCCAAGTACCTGGTCCTGATCCTGGCCTCGATCTGCGGCAACTTTGCCCTCTCGCAGGGCATCTGCCGGGCCCAAGGCGGCCGGCGGCGGATGCTGCTGGCCTTGGGCGTCGCCTTCAACCTGGGGCTCTTGGGCTATTTCAAGTACGCACTCTTTTTTGTCGAAAACGCAGCATTGCTGCTTGGCCGGGCCTGGTCGATCGAAGCCATCGTGCTGCCGCTGGCGATTTCCTTTTTCACTTTCCAGCAGATCGCCTACCTGGTCGATTGCTGGCGCGGCGAAACCTCACCGCCGGCGCTGGCGCGCTATCTCTTGTTCGTGGCTTTCTTCCCCCAACTGATCGCCGGGCCCATCGTTCACCACTACGAGATGCTGCCCCAGTTCGAGAAACTGGGCGAGCGGCCGCGGCTGGGCAACCTGGTGGCCGGGCTGACGATATTTTTCGCCGGACTGTTCAAGAAAGTCATCCTGGCCGACGGCGTCTCGGGCTACGCGGATGCGGTGTTCGAGGCCGTGGCGGCGGGCACGGCGGTGGGCGCGCTGGAAGCCTGGATCGGCTCTTTTGCCTTTGGTTTTCAGATCTATTTCGATTTTTCCGGCTATTCCGACATGGCCATCGGCCTGGCCCTGATGTTCGGCATTCGCCTGCCGCTCAATTTCGCCAGCCCCTACAAGGCCACCTGCATCATCGATTTCTGGCGCCGCTGGCACATGACGCTGTCGCGGTTTTTGCGTGAACACCTCTACTTTCCCCTGGGCGGCAACCGCGCCGGCTGGGCGAACCAGATGCGCAACATGATGATCGTCATGCTGCTGGGCGGGCTGTGGCACGGTGCCGACTGGGGATTCGTGCTGTGGGGCGGGTTGCACGGAGTTTACCTGGCGCTGAACCATGGCTGGCGCCGCTGGTCGCCGGAGGGCTTGAGATTGCGCCCCACGCTGGGCCGCGGCCTCACGTTGATCGCCGTGATCTTCGCCTGGGTGCCGTTCCGGGCCGAGACCTGGCCCGAGACCCAGGCGCTGTGGCTGGCCATGCTGGGCGGCGGCACTCAAGCGGGCTCGGCCATCAACGATCAGGGCCTGGCGCTGCTTTTGCTGGCGGCGCTCCTGGCCGTCGTCTGGACGCTGCCCAACACCCAGGACTGGAGCGGATTTGCCGAAACCGAAGCGAAACGCCTGCCGCGCTGGGCGCTTTGGCAAAAAACCGCACCCTGGGCCGCCTTCAACGCCGGCCTGGCTCTGGCTGCGCTGGCCGTCATGGTGGGCCGGCCCGAGACCCAGGAATTCCTCTATTTCCAATTCTGA
- a CDS encoding CoA transferase, translated as MNCASRARRWPWSRTPPNRSKGQPVTVCHAPLSGIRVLDFTRMLAGPYMTMNLADLGAEVLKVEEPAKGDETRGFPPHTEDGESCFFTSVNRSKRSIAIDLRHPEGREVARALALQADILAENFRPNVMARYGLDYQTLRQQHRRLIYCSVTGYGHTSPLRDVGGYDPIAQAESGLMEMTGFADNAPVRAGGGIIDSLTGAMAGQAVLAALIARGSTGQGQFVDISLLDCTLAAMTPYAHSTLSTGRDMPRVGNKSVFMAPMDIYQCADGPVLLIASSDRQFRMLCTEVLQRPELVDDPRFRTMTDRLANRQDLDRIIGAALLEQPRQTWIDRMRPSGIVVGNVRQMSEALASPEVRARGMVVAVDGGERALEDYDTVGSPFFFSHSQLRPPGAAPRLGADTDDVLASLLSYSPAQIRALREAGAIGG; from the coding sequence CCATGCACCGCTGAGCGGAATCCGCGTACTCGACTTCACGCGGATGCTGGCCGGTCCCTATATGACCATGAACCTGGCTGACCTGGGGGCGGAGGTTCTGAAGGTAGAGGAGCCGGCAAAGGGTGATGAGACACGGGGTTTTCCACCGCACACGGAAGACGGCGAAAGTTGCTTTTTTACCAGCGTCAACCGCTCCAAGCGCAGCATCGCCATCGACCTGCGGCATCCCGAGGGCCGGGAGGTAGCGCGCGCATTGGCCCTACAGGCGGATATTCTGGCGGAGAATTTTCGACCCAACGTAATGGCCCGCTATGGCCTGGATTATCAAACCCTGCGCCAACAGCATCGGCGCCTGATTTACTGTTCCGTCACGGGCTACGGCCATACCAGTCCGCTACGCGACGTCGGTGGTTACGACCCCATCGCGCAGGCGGAAAGCGGCTTGATGGAAATGACCGGGTTTGCCGACAACGCGCCGGTCCGCGCCGGCGGTGGTATCATAGACAGCTTGACCGGAGCGATGGCGGGGCAGGCGGTTTTGGCGGCGCTGATCGCCCGCGGCAGCACCGGTCAGGGACAGTTTGTCGACATCTCGCTGCTGGACTGCACCCTGGCCGCCATGACGCCATATGCCCACAGCACCCTGAGCACCGGTCGGGACATGCCACGGGTCGGCAACAAATCGGTGTTCATGGCGCCTATGGACATCTACCAATGCGCCGACGGGCCGGTACTCCTGATTGCCAGCAGCGACCGTCAATTCCGCATGCTTTGCACGGAGGTATTGCAACGACCGGAACTGGTCGATGACCCGCGCTTCCGTACCATGACGGATCGCCTCGCCAACCGGCAAGACTTGGACCGGATAATCGGCGCCGCCTTGCTTGAACAGCCGCGGCAGACATGGATCGACCGCATGCGGCCAAGCGGCATCGTAGTCGGCAATGTGCGGCAAATGTCGGAGGCCCTGGCTTCACCCGAAGTCCGGGCCCGCGGCATGGTTGTGGCTGTGGACGGGGGAGAACGGGCGCTGGAGGACTATGACACCGTCGGTTCGCCGTTCTTCTTTTCCCATTCCCAGCTGCGTCCGCCCGGCGCCGCGCCCCGATTGGGCGCCGACACGGACGACGTGCTGGCATCGCTGTTGTCATATTCGCCGGCGCAAATCCGGGCCTTGCGCGAGGCCGGCGCGATCGGCGGCTGA